The DNA region TGCTGTCCAACGCGCCGGAGCTGCTCACGCTGGCGTTGGCGCTGTGGGTGGGCCTGTGCCTGTTCGTCTCGCTGCTGGACCGCACGCCGCGCTCCTACACCTTCATGCTGGCCGGCTACACCGCCGCACTCATCGGCTTCCCTTCGGTGGAGACGCCGCTGCAGCTCTTCGACACCGGCGTGGCGCGCGTCGAGGAGATCGGCCTGGGCATCCTGTGTGCGACGCTGGTGCACAGCCTGGTGCTGCCGACGGGCCTGGCATCGAGCGTGCTGGGCCTGCTGGACCGCACCCTGAAGGACGCGCGGACGTGGACGGCTGATCTGCTGCAGCCGGGGCGCAAGGAGGGGCGTGCCCCTGCGGACGCGCAGGCGCTCGCAGCGGACCGCCGCCGGCTGGCGGTGGACGTGACGCAGCTGCGCCTGCTGTCGACCCACGTGCCGTTCGACACCACCCACCTGCGCTGGACGGCGGGGGCCATCCGCGCCATGCAGGACCGCGTTGCTGCGCTCACGCCCACGCTGTCGGCCGTGGAAGACCGCTTGCAGGCCCTGGAAGAGGCCGAGGGCGCCCTGCCGCCGGTGGTGGTGGCGGCGCTGGGCGCGGTCCATGCCTGGCTGCAGGAGAGGGCCGGGGAGCGCAGCGCGGCGCCCGGCACCGAAGCAGGGCCGCCGGACCGCCTGGACGCTGCGCTGCGGGCACTGGAAGCCCGCCCTGCGGGCACCACCGACTGGGTGCATGCGCTGCAGATCGGACTGGCCGTTCGGTTGCGCGAGCTGGTGGACGGCTGGAGCGCCTGTGCCCGGCTGCGGCGCGACATCGACGCCGGCCTGACCGGCGCCGCGCTGCCGCTGCGGCGCACGGCCGCGCTGGGCGACCGCGAGATGCACCGCGACTACGGCATGGCTTTGCTGTCGGCGCTGGCGGCCGTGCTGGCGATCTGCCTGTGCGGTGCGTTCTGGATCGTGACGGGCTGGCCGTCGGGCTCGGTGGCCGCCATGATGGCGGCGGTCTTCTGCTGCTTCTTCGCCACCATGGACGATCCCGTGCCCGCCATGCACGGGTTCCTCAAGTTCACGCTGTGGTCGGTGCCGATCTCGGCCGTGTATGTGCTGGTGCTGATGCCGGGCGTTCAGGACTTCGGCATGCTGGTGCTGGTGTGTGCGCCCACCTTCCTGGTGCTGGGCGGCTACATGGCGCGGTCGGCCCATTTCATGGGGGCCATGGCGCTGCTGTTCGGTGTCTCGGGCGCGCTGGCACTGCACGACACGGCCAATGCGGATCTGGTGAGCTTTGCCAACTCGATGGTCGGCCAGGTGCTGGGCGTGGTGGCTGCGGCGCGGGTGACGCGGCTGGTGCGGTCCGTGGGCGCGGACTGGAGCGCCCGCCGCATCCAGCGCGCGACCTGGCGTGAACTGGCCGACATGGCCGCCGCACCCCGGCTGCAGGACGCGGGCGACGCCTATGCCGTGCGCATGCTCGACCGTATCGGCCTGCTGGCGCCGCGCATCGCGCAGACGGGCGGATCGCTGGAAGGCGTCATCGCTGCTGACGCCCTGCAGGACCTGCGCATGGGCGCCGACATCGTTGCCCTGCAGCGCACGCGCACGCAGCTGCCTCCGGGGTCGGCTTCGGGCGTGGCTGCGCTGCTGGCCGAGGTTTCCGCGTTCTTCCGATCCCGTGCGAACGGCGTGGCCCATGCCTCGCCCCCCTTGCTGGCGCGCATCGACACGGCGCTGGCCGGCGCGCTCGATCCGGCCGCTGCGCATCGCTCCACGGGCTGGCGCGCGGCGGTGGCGGCGCTGGTGGGCCTGCGCCGCAATCTGTTCCCCGCCGCGCCTGCGGTGCTGATGACCACCGGGCCGCAGGCCCCAGGAGCGATTCCATGATCGGCGAAGCGAGTTTCTACGGGCTGTACCTGCCCTGGCTGATGCTCTGGGCGCTGGCGGCGTGGCCGCTGGCCTGGGGCCTGCGCCGCCTGCTGGCTGCCGCCGGCGCATACCGCTGGGTGTGGCACCCGGCGCTTTTCGATACCGCGCTGTATGTGCTGGTGCTGTATGGCATCAGCCGCACGGCGTCTCTTTTGCAATGAGTGCCTCCATGAAATCCGTGTCCAAGAACCTTCTTCAACGCCCCGCCGCCCAGGCGGCCGTGCGCCTGCTGGTCACCGCGCTAGCGCTGTGCGCCGCGGCCTGGGCCGCGTGGCAGCTGTGGGACCACTACGAGCTGGCGCCCTGGACGCGCGACGGCCGCGTGCGGGCCAACGTCGTGCAGATCGCGCCCGATGTGTCGGGCCTTGTCACGGCTGTGCCCATCCAGGACAACCAGTCCGTGGCGGCCGGGGCGCTGCTGTTCGAGGTGGACCACGCCCGCTACGCCCTGGCCCTGCGGCAGGCGCAGGCCGCGCTGAACGCCCAGCGCACGGTGCTGGCTCAGGCGCGGCGCGAAGACGCCCGCAACGCCGGACTGGGCGATCTGGTGTCGCGCGAGGCGCGCGAGCAGACCCAGGCGCGCGTCGAACAGGCGCGGGCCGCCGTGGCCCAGGCCGAGGTGACGCTCGCCAGCGCCCAGCTGAACCTGGAGCGCGCCAATGTGCGCGCCCCGGCCGACGGGATGGTGACCAACCTGGACCTGCGCCGCGGCAGCTACGCCACGGCCGGGCACCCCGCGCTGGCGCTGGTGGATGCCCATTCGTTCTACGTCGAGGGCTACTTCGAGGAGACCAAGCTGCCGCGCATCCACCAGGGCGACAAGGTGCGCGTGACGCCCATGGGCGGCACGGTGCTGACGGGCACCGTGGTCGGCATCGCCGCCGGCATCGCCGACCGCGACCGCACCACCAGCGCCAACCTGCTGCCCAGCGTGAACCCCACGTTCAACTGGGTGCGCCTGGCCCAGCGCATTCCGGTGCGCGTGCAGCTCGACCCGCTGCCCGAAGGCGCGCGGCTGGTGGCCGGGCAGACGGCGACGGTGCAGATCATCGAAGCCGCGAGCACCACCGCGGCCTCGGCCGCCCCCGCGGCGGCACCAATGACGGCACCGGTGACGGGGCAGGCCGGTTGATGGCGGAGGACAGCATGCACATGACGCGAACGATCGCCCCCCGCGCGGGGTGGCGGCTGCTGGGGCCGCTGGCCGCGGCCGCCGCACTGGCCGCCTGCGGCACGGCGCCCGTGGGCCCCGACTACCAGGTGCCCGCCGATGCCGTCGCCCGCCAGTCAGCGGCGGCGCAGCCCTTCATCGGTGCCGGCGCCGGCGAGGCGGCCGCAGACGGCGCTGCGGCTGCCGTGTTCGACAGCGCGCCGCTGCCCGACCACTGGTGGCGCCTATACCACGACACGCGGCTGGATGCGCTGGTGCAGCAGGCGCTGGAACACAACACCGACCTGCGCCAGGCCATGGCGAACCTGGAACGTGCTCAGGCCCTGGAAGACGAGGCGAGCGGCGCCGCCCGGCCTTCGGTGGCCGTCAATGGCGGGTTTTCGTTCGGCCATGCCTCGGGTCTGTCGGTGCTGCGCCCGGGCGATGTGCCGCCGGACGCCTTCCACTACAGCGCGGGCGCCTCGCTGTCGTACCAGATGGACCTGTTCGGCCAGATCCGCCGCGCCATCGAGGCGGCGCAGGCCGGCACCGCCGGGGCGCAGGCCGCGGTGGACCTGGTGCGCGTGAACGTCGCTGCCGGCACGG from Paracidovorax wautersii includes:
- a CDS encoding efflux RND transporter periplasmic adaptor subunit, which encodes MKSVSKNLLQRPAAQAAVRLLVTALALCAAAWAAWQLWDHYELAPWTRDGRVRANVVQIAPDVSGLVTAVPIQDNQSVAAGALLFEVDHARYALALRQAQAALNAQRTVLAQARREDARNAGLGDLVSREAREQTQARVEQARAAVAQAEVTLASAQLNLERANVRAPADGMVTNLDLRRGSYATAGHPALALVDAHSFYVEGYFEETKLPRIHQGDKVRVTPMGGTVLTGTVVGIAAGIADRDRTTSANLLPSVNPTFNWVRLAQRIPVRVQLDPLPEGARLVAGQTATVQIIEAASTTAASAAPAAAPMTAPVTGQAG
- a CDS encoding DUF1656 domain-containing protein — its product is MIGEASFYGLYLPWLMLWALAAWPLAWGLRRLLAAAGAYRWVWHPALFDTALYVLVLYGISRTASLLQ
- a CDS encoding FUSC family protein, yielding MASFTLPRFTRAEIVFSLKSFGAAMLAMYLASRAGLPRPFWALMTAYIVAHPLAGAVRSKALFRFLGTLVGCTATVLLVPLLSNAPELLTLALALWVGLCLFVSLLDRTPRSYTFMLAGYTAALIGFPSVETPLQLFDTGVARVEEIGLGILCATLVHSLVLPTGLASSVLGLLDRTLKDARTWTADLLQPGRKEGRAPADAQALAADRRRLAVDVTQLRLLSTHVPFDTTHLRWTAGAIRAMQDRVAALTPTLSAVEDRLQALEEAEGALPPVVVAALGAVHAWLQERAGERSAAPGTEAGPPDRLDAALRALEARPAGTTDWVHALQIGLAVRLRELVDGWSACARLRRDIDAGLTGAALPLRRTAALGDREMHRDYGMALLSALAAVLAICLCGAFWIVTGWPSGSVAAMMAAVFCCFFATMDDPVPAMHGFLKFTLWSVPISAVYVLVLMPGVQDFGMLVLVCAPTFLVLGGYMARSAHFMGAMALLFGVSGALALHDTANADLVSFANSMVGQVLGVVAAARVTRLVRSVGADWSARRIQRATWRELADMAAAPRLQDAGDAYAVRMLDRIGLLAPRIAQTGGSLEGVIAADALQDLRMGADIVALQRTRTQLPPGSASGVAALLAEVSAFFRSRANGVAHASPPLLARIDTALAGALDPAAAHRSTGWRAAVAALVGLRRNLFPAAPAVLMTTGPQAPGAIP